Proteins encoded within one genomic window of Solea senegalensis isolate Sse05_10M linkage group LG11, IFAPA_SoseM_1, whole genome shotgun sequence:
- the maco1b gene encoding macoilin-2 codes for MKRRNADCSKLRRPLKRNRITEGIYGSTFLYLKFLVVWALVLLADFVLEFRFEYLWPFWLFIRSVYDSFRYQGLAFSVFFVCVAFTSDIICLLFIPVQWLFFAASTYVWVQYVWHTERGVCLPTVSLWILFVYIEAAIRFKDLKNFHVDLCRPFAAHCIGYPVVTLGFGFKSYVSYKMRLRKQKEVQKENEFYMQLLQQALPPEQQMLQRQEREAEEAAAAAAATKGISEVDTTPLSQNGAPANKKISAPLPELEYREKGKEGRGGGDGKKQHNSNSILPSSVDSKLQEMEYMENHMNNKRLTTELGSTENLLLKEDNNSSCSSSSSSSSKNYKNASSNAATLNSSPRGHSATNGSVLSSAPSSSSSSGKNEKKHKLSVGKGTSGGSHRDPTDNCIPNNQLSKPEALVRLEQDVKKLKADLQASRQVEQDLRSQLGSLGSAERSVRTELGQLRQENELLQNKLHNAVQAKQKDKQAVGQLEKRLKAEQEARATIEKQLADEKKRKKLEEATAARAVALAAASRGECTDTLRRRITELETECKKLTMDIKLKEEQIRELELKVQELHKYKENEKDTEVLMSALSAMQDKTQHLENSLSAETRIKLDLFSALGDAKRQLEIAQGQILQKDQEIKDLKQKIAEVMAVMPSISYSTDTSSMTPVAPHYSSKFMDTNPSGLDPNASVYQPLKK; via the exons ATGAAGCGGCGCAATGCGGACTGCAGTAAACTCCGACGGCCGTTGAAACGGAACCGAATCACCGAGGGTATATACGGCAG TACCTTCCTGTACCTGAAGTTTCTGGTGGTGTGGGCACTGGTGCTATTGGCAGACTTTGTGCTTGAGTTCAGGTTCGAGTACCTCTGGCCGTTCTGGCTCTTCATCCGGAGTGTGTACGACTCCTTTAGATACCAGGGACTG GCCTTCTCAgtattctttgtgtgtgtggcatttaCCTCGGACATCATTTGCCTCCTCTTCATCCCGGTGCAATGGCTGTTCTTCGCTGCTAGTACCTACGTGTGGGTGCAGTATGTTTGGCACACAG agaGGGGGGTCTGTCTGCCCACAGTGTCTCTTTGGATACTGTTTGTGTACATAGAGGCAGCCATCAGATTCAAAGACTTGAAGAACTTCCATGTGGACTTGTGCCGTCCTTTTGCTGCACACTG CATTGGCTATCCGGTGGTCACGTTGGGCTTCGGCTTCAAGAGCTATGTAAGCTACAAGATGCGCCTCCGGAAGCAGAAGGAGGTGCAGAAGGAGAATGAGTTTTACATGCAGCTGCTGCAACAGGCTCTGCCTCCAGAGCAACAGATGCTTCAGAGGCAAGAGCGAGAAGCAGAAGAAG cagcggcagcagcggcagcaactAAAGGAATATCTGAAGTGGACACAACTCCATTGTCACAGAATGGCGCCCCAGCCAATAAAAAGATATCGGCACCACTGCCGGAACTAGAGTATAGAGAAAAAGGGAAAGAGGGAAGGGGCGGCGGGGACGGTAAAAAGcagcacaacagcaacagcatcCTGCCATCATCAGTGGACTCTAAACTCCAGGAGATGGAGTACATGGAGAACCATATGAACAACAAGAGACTGACCACAGAGCTGGGCAGCACAGAGAACCTGTTGCTTAAAGAGGACAACaattcctcctgctcctcctcatcctcttcttcctccaaaaACTACAAAAATGCTAGCAGCAATGCCGCAACACTGAACTCCTCACCCCGTGGTCACAGTGCTACCAATGGCAGCGTGCTCTCGTCTGcgccgtcctcctcctcttcctcgggGAAGAACGAGAAGAAGCACAAGTTGTCAGTGGGCAAGGGGACATCAGGCGGCTCCCACAGGGATCCGACAGACAACTGCATCCCCAACAACCAGCTGAGCAAGCCAGAAGCACTGGTTAG ATTGGAGCAGGACGTTAAAAAGTTGAAGGCAGACCTGCAGGCCAGTCGGCAAGTAGAGCAGGACCTGCGGAGCCAGCTTGGCTCACTGGGCAGCGCTGAACGCTCCGTACGCACCGAGCTGGGTCAGCTGCGCCAGGAGAAcgagctgctgcagaacaa ACTCCATAATGCTGTGCAGGCAAAGCAAAAGGACAAGCAGGCCGTGGGCCAACTGGAGAAGAGGCTCAAAGCAGAGCAGGAAGCTCGAGCCACCATCGAGAAGCAGCTCGCAGACGAAAAGAAGCGAAAGAAGTTAGAGGAGGCCACGGCGGCCAGAGCCGTAGCACTAGCGGCAGCATCCAG GGGCGAGTGCACAGACACGCTGCGGCGCAGGATCACGGAATTAGAAACAGAGTGTAAGAAACTAACGATGGATATCAAGCTGAAGGAAGAGCAGATCCGAGAGCTTGAACTGAAAGTGCAG GAGCTTCATAAATATAAGGAGAATGAAAAAGACACGGAGGTGCTGATGTCCGCACTGTCAGCAATGCAGGACAAGACCCAGCACCTGGAGAACAGCCTGAGTGCAGAGACCAGGATAAAACTGGACCTCTTCTCTGCTCTGGGAGACGCCAAGAGACAGCTGGAGATCGCACAAG GTCAAATCTTGCAGAAGGACCAGGAGATCAAAGACCTGAAGCAGAAGATCGCTGAAGTGATGGCCGTCATGCCTAGCATCTCCTACTCGACTGACACCAGCAGCATGACCCCTGTGGCCCCCCACTACTCCTCCAAGTTCATGGACACCAACCCCTCCGGCCTCGACCCCAATGCCTCCGTTTACCAGCCACTGAAAAAGTGA